The Lolium rigidum isolate FL_2022 chromosome 1, APGP_CSIRO_Lrig_0.1, whole genome shotgun sequence region CAGAGTTACTAACTACTAGACAGAGACTGTCTCGTTTAGTCCCATGCTTTTCCCCCTTTGACGGTGAGGTGAGTGGTGAAACGGGAATGATGAACGAGCGGACGCACGACCTGACTGGCTACGGAGGCAGTTTCAAAGTCAGCACAGCCGGAGAGACGACGCGGGGAGTGCAGCCGCTCGCTGCTCCTCTTCCAAAAATCCTCCTTTTCCCGTCTCCCTCACCAAATCAAAGAAGTTTTCAATGCCCGAAGCCGACCGCCCATTCCTCCCTCCCCGTGAACCCTTGCCCCAAgaaatcttcatcttcctcctcctctccccggcCGCCGGAACCCGGACCCCCTGCTCGCCGTGTTCGTCTTTTCCCGGCCCGGCGCCAACCCGTCCGGCGCCTGCCGCCATCTTTCTTGATAGTATTTCTATCCTAATATCCTCTGGGgatttctttcctttcttgctcCACAAAGGAAGCTTCTTGGCCTTCTTCCAAGAATCGCGGCGCTGAAATCTGTATCGATTTCTCCGGTTTGCTAGCTTCCTTCCTTGCTCGCTCGGAACTCGCAAGCTGCACACGCCTCCCAAATCCGAATTGACCAAATGAGGCTGGTGGTGCGCGTGCTCGAGGCCCGGAACCTCCTCCCTtcccctgcggcggcggcggcggaggcggcgggcgacCCGTACGCGCGGCTGCAGCTGGGCCGGCAGCGGGCGCGGACCAAGGCGATCAGGCGCTCCCCGACCCCCGCCTGGGACGAGGAGTTCGCCTTCCGCGTCGGCGACCTCGGGGAGGAGCTCCGCATCTCCGTCGTCGACGAGGACAAGTACTTCTCCGACGACTTCCTCGGCCAGGTCAAGGTGCCCCTCTCCGCGGTCCTCGACGCCGACGGCCGCTCCCTCGGGACGCAGTGGTACCGGCTCATGCCCAAGAGCAGCAAGTCCAAGACCATCCGAGACTACGGTACACACCTTTTTCCTTCTGTCAGTTCATATTGCTCTGTCAGCTCGTCAGTTGTTTCATGCTGATAATTGTGCTGCGGCGGTTAACGAGTATTTACATGCTGCTTTATGCAGGAGAAATCCGCCTCGCTATATCTTTGTCCCAGAGCTACCCCGAAGAGacaaccacgacgacggcggcgctcgCGCACTGGGGCTCAGACGAGTTTACATCCAGTTCAGACAAATCGGCTGAACTAAGGAAGGGGTCTTCTCTGCCAAACATCTCTATGGAACCATTCACACCGGTAGCAGTACCAGGGAGCGATGAACCAGATATCGCCAAAGAGGATAAATCGAATGTCGGACCATCATTCATCAACCGGTTACAGCAGATCTTCGCAGCGAAACCAAGAGAAGCGGAAGCTTCTCTTCTTCCACCTGTCTCCAAGCATGACCGCGGTTTGGATACTCTCGAAGAAGAAGCGCTGTCGACTAGCTCGCAGGTCTCTGATAAGCAGGATTCTGAAGCTAGTGCGAACATGTCCTTCGATGAACTGCTGAAAACCTATGCATCTCAGCATGAAGGGAGCGACATGCCTGAGAATTTGGCAGGTGTTCTCATTGATCAGGTTTACGCTGTCGCGCCCAGTGACTTGAATGTGCTTCTTTTCTCGCCGAGCTCTGATTTTCTGCAATCGCTTGCGGAGATGCAAGGGACCACTGGTCTTGATGTTCAACCATGGAGGCTTGAAAGTGATGGTCAGGTCTTGAAGAGGGTAGTAAGCTACACAAGAGCTGCCACTAAGCTAATTAAGGCCGTGAAAGCAACAGAAGAAGTGACATACCAGAAGGCAGATGGAGATATGTATGCAGTTCTGGCGGATGTCGATACTCCTGATGTCCCTTTTGGCAACAATTTCAGGGTGGAGGTTTTAACATGTATAATGCCAGGGCCTGAACTAGCAGATGGTGAGAAATCTTCACATCTTGTCATCTCTTGGCGCTTAAATTTTGTGCAGAGTaccatgatgaaggggatgatagAAAATGGTGCGAAGCAAGGGTTGAAGGATAATTACAATCAGTTCTCTGAGCTCCTTGCCCGGCATGTCAGGCCAGTTGATGCTAAGGACACGGCCACAACAAATATCGAAAGCCTGTCTTCGGTGCAACCGGAAACAGAATCTGATTGGAAGCTAGCTTTTCGGATCTTCGGAAATGTTACTGTTATATCCTCGCTGTTTGCGTTCATCTATGTCTTTACGCACATCGTCCTGGCAGGTCCTAGTATAATCCAAGGTCTTGAGTTCCCTGGCTTGGACTTGCCAGATTCTGCTGGTGAAGTTGTAGTTTGTGGGATTCTTGTTCTGCAAGGACAGCGTGTCCTTAATATGATTGCACGTTTCGTCCAGGCAAAGAGGCAAAGAGGTAGTACATACTCTCCTTTCTGTTTTTGCCGTTATATTCCTTTCTATATAGAGGTAGTATGCATAAACTGAAGTGTTATTCGAAGGAACCACTGTGAATAAATTTTCAACAGATAAATCCTGCAGTTCATGGCACTGGAAGGTCACAACTTACCATATAATTAAGCTTCCACACAAGTGCTTCATTAGTCATTTCCGAAGAAAGTCCATTTCTAGTCCTTGAACTCTCGGGGAAGTTCACTTTTTGTCCTAAAAGATATTTCGAGTTTAGAACGGACCTTGAACTCCTAGAATGGTTCACTTTTCATCCCCCATCGGTTGAGTTGGAAAATCGCTAACGTGGAAAGAAGAAACGGTCAACCAATCAAATTGGTTTTGAACCAGACCAATCCCAAGCTAGTTGAGATGTTGAACCCAACATCTTAgtgcaaaaaaattgaaaccctCATGTCCCTAAACCAGTCTTTTGTTCGGTTTCTTTCTCTCCCAATTCACTTGAAGCATCGTGCCACGGAAGGCCTGCTTGCTTTTGCCTATCAGcatcatcatgtctctctaccctTGCACCATTGCCTTGATAATTTTGCCACCCGTGGTAGATATTTGCCTGGCTTAATCGGGATTCTAAAAGTGAATGATTCTGAGCTTTCAAGGTTCATTTTGAACCAAATGGAAGTTTTAGGACCAAAAATGAACTTTCACTAGAATTCAAGGACCAACATTGGACTTTCTTCGTCATTTCCTGATACTAAAAAGGGGTGctgttattttttattttattcaactaagcCATCAGTTAATGTTCCAACCATATACTCCTACAATCTGCACATATTGAGAAACGTCGCTCACATGATCTTTTGGAATGTATAGGCAGGGATCATGGAGTCAAAGCAAAAGGAAATGGCTGGCTGCTGACTGTTGCTCTGATTGATGGGGCCAACTTAGCAGCAACCAAATCATCTGGCTACTCTGATCCATATGTTGTATTTACTTGCAATGGAAAGACAAAGACAAGTTCGATTAAGTTTCATACTCTCGGGCCTCAGTGGAATGGTAAAACTGCTATTTTGCTTGCAATATTGCTATCCATTGCATAACTCGCAAGATATATGCATTGCGAAGTCTGTTTCTTTTGACCTATTTTATATTTGCCAGCGTTTTACTTTAACTAATGCATAACATTAGAAGTCCAATAACCAAAATGTGTTACTGGGCTCTAAGGATCAGTACTGCTAGGTAGATTTTTAATCTGCAATGTTGTTTTACAGCCTTTTCAAAATTTGCAGAAATTTTCGAATTCGATGCCATGGAAGATCCACCCTCAGTGATGGAAATAAACGTGTATGATTTTGATGGACCCTTTGATGAAGTCGCCTCCCTTGGTCACGCTGAAGTAAATTTCTTGAAATATAATATATCCGAGCTTTCCGACATATGGATTCCTCTCAAGGGAAAACTGGCGCAAGCATGTCAGTCAAAACTCCATTTGAGAATTTTCTTGAACAACTCAAGGGGTACAGAAATCGTGAAGGATTATCTAGACAGGATGGAGAAAGAGGTTGGCAGAAAGGTAGGACCCTATTCCCTATGGTCAACTAGCGAAAAGAAAAAATGTACTATTAGGATCATACCCTCCTATCATACAAATATTACCATTGTCAGAACATGACCATGTCAGGATAACAAATGTTAGCCTTGTATAATTTTTCCCCCATCTTTCGTttcattgtttcttgtttttctctttctttcttgtAGCCTGGCTACATTGTTGTACCACCCGCTTTCTTTGCGGTTTTTCTTCTAATATACAAAGACACACGCGTTGGTGTTTGTTCGAGAAAAATATTACCATTGTGTACTTCAAGGAATTCGTAAATCTATAATATGTACACTTGCTAAATTCTGAAGAATATGATCATATGTGCACTATAAGGAAAAGAACAAAGTTTGTACACTTCCTTTTCATTTAAGTATTTTCTTTTGCCACTTTTGAAATGCTCAAGTACGCAGGCCAAAAGTTGGTGTATATAGGATCATGTAATTGATGTCTGACTAACGGAGGGAAATCTTATTATGCAGATTGCTATGCGGTCACCTCACACAAACTTAGAGTTTCAGAAGACCTTTTCTTTGCCACCAGAAGAATTCCTTATCAATGATTTTACTTGCCATTTAAAGCGCAAGATGCTCACACAGGTATGTTTGCTTTTGCATGTTTGCCCGTACTGCTCTTCTGCCTTGCAGTGGGCGAGCCCTCATTCATTTCCTAATATAGTACCCTGTGGTGACAAAAGTGGATTCAGTATTGTCAAATTAAAGAGTCAGCTACAGCCCAATTGTCTTTTAAGATTATGAAATGTGCAAATCTACAACGGTAGTCTCAGTTTTTGCCCGTACGACGTAGTACAAAGAGTCCACACAAAATTATTCATTTTGTGAACCCAGTTTGACAAACGGTAACTTCTTCGTCTGCATGTTCTGCTTCAGTTATCCTCGTCTCCGACCAACAAATATTACCTACCATTGTCTGCCAACCATGCTTGAGATTAATACCAGGGCCTTGTTTGGCACTAGAGTTTTTGTGGGGATAATCCCCGCCAAATTTGAAATCCCCACTTATTACTAAAAgcatgtttggtactagagtattGAGTGAGTTTATTCCCGCTTATCCCCACTTTTCCCAaaatcttagttttttttttccaatccccaatactctacctctacctagtggattggggttggggttttgtggggattgggtgaaggTAGGggtttcacccaatactctagagtattatccccactaatctccacaaaaactctagtaccaaacaaggcctaaacAGTGTCATTTTTCGCATGGCCATGCTACTGTGGGCCTGTTGACATAAACTTCTGTTTTCTGATATGCCTACTTGAGTGCTTAGCTTTTGCTGTCTTGCAGGGTCGCTTGTTTTTATCTCC contains the following coding sequences:
- the LOC124677203 gene encoding C2 and GRAM domain-containing protein At1g03370-like yields the protein MRLVVRVLEARNLLPSPAAAAAEAAGDPYARLQLGRQRARTKAIRRSPTPAWDEEFAFRVGDLGEELRISVVDEDKYFSDDFLGQVKVPLSAVLDADGRSLGTQWYRLMPKSSKSKTIRDYGEIRLAISLSQSYPEETTTTTAALAHWGSDEFTSSSDKSAELRKGSSLPNISMEPFTPVAVPGSDEPDIAKEDKSNVGPSFINRLQQIFAAKPREAEASLLPPVSKHDRGLDTLEEEALSTSSQVSDKQDSEASANMSFDELLKTYASQHEGSDMPENLAGVLIDQVYAVAPSDLNVLLFSPSSDFLQSLAEMQGTTGLDVQPWRLESDGQVLKRVVSYTRAATKLIKAVKATEEVTYQKADGDMYAVLADVDTPDVPFGNNFRVEVLTCIMPGPELADGEKSSHLVISWRLNFVQSTMMKGMIENGAKQGLKDNYNQFSELLARHVRPVDAKDTATTNIESLSSVQPETESDWKLAFRIFGNVTVISSLFAFIYVFTHIVLAGPSIIQGLEFPGLDLPDSAGEVVVCGILVLQGQRVLNMIARFVQAKRQRGRDHGVKAKGNGWLLTVALIDGANLAATKSSGYSDPYVVFTCNGKTKTSSIKFHTLGPQWNEIFEFDAMEDPPSVMEINVYDFDGPFDEVASLGHAEVNFLKYNISELSDIWIPLKGKLAQACQSKLHLRIFLNNSRGTEIVKDYLDRMEKEVGRKIAMRSPHTNLEFQKTFSLPPEEFLINDFTCHLKRKMLTQGRLFLSPRIIGFYTNIFGHKTKFFFLWEDIEDIQLVPATLASMGSPCLLIILRKGRGLDAKHGAKQLDDEGRLKFHFQSFVSFNAAQKTIMALWKARSLTPEEKIQLVEEESDTEDLQNEESASFLEIEDAKMSEIFKSTKHLDVSTLMGIFEGGPVERQMMEEVGCMDYSVTAWEPVRADVYQRQVHYRIDKKSSRHEGEVMSTQQRSPLPDKNGWLVEEVVTFEGIPVGECFNLHIRYQLEQIVSKQKLCTVQVSIGISWLKNCKNRKKITQEVASKMSSRLKKIFSQLEKEFVPVK